Proteins co-encoded in one Amaranthus tricolor cultivar Red isolate AtriRed21 chromosome 7, ASM2621246v1, whole genome shotgun sequence genomic window:
- the LOC130818616 gene encoding uncharacterized protein LOC130818616 gives MEKLGFDRRWIRWIMNCVTSASMSILLNGSPLKPFKIVSEALVCLLEKADDMNLIEAIHIDKEKLSLKHLQFADDTLIFAPRNSMARDTSRCVGCLHSTCPFTYLGFPLGDHMNKCSAWKPVVEKIQNRLASWKAKILSRAGRLTLIKSVLNSLPVYYMSLFKMSKAIALKIFKLRRRFF, from the exons ATGGAAAAGCTAGGCTTTGATAGGAGATGGATAAGATGGATTATGAATTGTGTTACCTCTGCATCGATGTCTATCCTTCTCAATGGATCACCCCTGAAACCATTCAAAATTGTCAGTGAAGCCTTGGTGTGCCTTCTAGAAAAGGCAGACGACATGAATCTGATTGAGGCTATTCATATTGACAAAGAAAAGTTAAGCTTGAAACATCTTCAATTCGCTGATGATACACTTATATTTGCTCCTAGAAATTCCATG GCTAGGGACACTTCCAGATGTGTTGGGTGCCTGCATTCAACCTGCCCATTTACATATCTGGGCTTTCCCCTTGGAGATCATATGAATAAATGCTCGGCTTGGAAACCAGTAGTGGAGAAAATACAGAATAGACTAGCCTCGTGGAAAGCAAAAATCTTATCTAGAGCAGGGAGACTAACTCTCATCAAAAGTGTTCTCAACAGCCTACCTGTTTATTATATGAGCTTGTTTAAGATGTCAAAAGCCATTgctttgaaaatatttaaattacgaaGAAGATTCTTCTAG